The DNA window AAAGCCAATATCAGGAGCATTATCGGTGTTTTCTCTAGCGTAAACTCCACAAGTTCCCATTTTAGAAGAATCTTCCTTTAGAATTACGGTAAAACTTCCGTAACCTAGTCTTTCATACTGAAGAAAACATCTATTGCGAATGTAGTTTTCGGCGTCTTCTATTGTTCTTACGTTTCTGTCACCAATATATTTTATGAAACTTTCAGAATTTAAAAGTTGAAGAATAAATTCGGCATCCTCTAAATCTGTAGGTTTGAGTAAAAGTCTTTCGGTTTCGTAGGTTTTCATATCAATTAAGGATAAATTACAGTAAAAATATAAGCTGCTAAGTTCACGAGTAAAACTACACCGTAAAGAATGTTGGTTTTTCCTCGACTTAGTGATAACATGGTGATAAAAATAGACAATCCCAGCAAAACCATCGATTTATAATCTAATCCTAGAACAAGGTCTAAATCAAAAATACTGCACACTACTGTAACTGCAGGAATGGTAAGTCCAATAGAAGCCAATGCGGAACCTAAAGAAAGATTAAGGCTGGTCTGTAAATCATCTTTTCTGGCAGCTTTAATGGAAGCGATTCCTTCTGGTAATAAAATCACCGCTGCAATGATAATTCCAACCAAAGATTGTGGCAATCCTGCGTTTCTAATGATAGTTTCTATCGGTGTAGAGAGTTTTTTTGCCATTAATACTACTATTCCGAGACAGACCAATAAGGTAATAAAACTCAGAATACTTTCTTTAGCTGTAGGAACAGAAACCACTTCTTCTTTGTTATTGGGTAAAAAATAATTTCTATGTCTCACCGTTTGAACCAATAAAAATGTGCTGTAAATGGTGAGACAAGCTATAGAAACAAAAATTAATTGAGGTTGTGTATAAACAGGACCATTTGCACTCGTGGTAAAATTGGGAAGAATAAGAGTAAGCACTAAAATAGCAATCAAAGAAACGAGTAGGGAATTGGCAGAAGTTCTGGCAAAAAACTGTTCGTTAAATTTCACACTTCCTACCAATAAACTTAAGCCTAAAACACCGTTTAAAATAAGCATTACCGCTGCGAAAACAGTATCTCTGGCGAGATGTGAGGTTTCTTTTCCTCCTGCTGTCATGAGCGAAATAATAAGCGCTACTTCTATAATTGTAATAGAAATCGCCAAGACAATAGTTCCAAAAGGTTCACCAATTTTATGTGCGATGACTTCTGAATGGTGTACTGCAGAAAATACACTTAACATTAAAAAAACGCCACAAAGCATTAAAATAACTGTACTGTCTGAATCGGGAGTTAAAAAGTAAATAAACCAAGCTAAAATAGGTGCAATAACCGTCCAATGGAAAAGTTTTTTTAATTTCATACGCGTTTATATTTAAGTTATATTCCTTTTTTACCAGTTAAAATCATTTCTATTAATTTTACCTTTCGGTTTTCTCTGGTTTCTGGTTTTTTGGCTTCGGTAATCCATCTCATGTATTCTTTCCGATGCGTGTAAGACATTTTTTGATACATTTCAAAAGCTTCTTTGTTCTTTTCGAAAACTTCTAAAACATCTTCAGGAATTTCTACAATTCTCTCTTCTTGGTCTTCCCAAAGTTTCACCGTAACCTTATCCCCAAAAGTTTTCCCAAGTTGTTTTCTTACTTCTTGAGTTAATCCAAGTAGATGACCATCACTTTTCATTTTGGCAAGGCTTCCTCTGTATTCTACTTTTTCGTCAAGCAAAGCTTTGATTTTTACCTGACCTTTTTTGCCAAACAATTCTTCTGTAGAGAAAGGAAAGTCTACAAAGGCAGCATTCATAGTGCCATTTTGTTTAATTTCTGCTTCAAAAGTGATGTAATCCGTTGTCATTTTTATGAATTTTGAGAAAAAAGAAACGTTTAAAAAATTATGATTTCCTAAAAATAAGAAAATTTGAGTTTTTATAAAAGTTTTTTAAAAACTAAACGGAGTAAAAAGTAATAAAAAACCTCGAAGAAATTTCTCCGAGGTTAATTTTAGAAGCAACAAAGCTGCCTTATTTTCTGATAGTCATTTCGTTTAATAAATAACCAGCTCCGTGATATTTATCCATTACCCAAAGTAAGAATCTTACATCTAGGTTGATGGTTTTTTGCCATTGTTTTTCGAAAACGATATCTCCTGAAAGTGCTTCAGAGTTACCATCGAAAGCAAGACCAATTAATTCACCATTTCCGTTTAAGATAGGAGAACCAGAGTTTCCACCTGTAATATCATTATCTGATAAGAAGTTTACAGGCATATAACCTTTTTTGTCTTTGTATGGACCGAAATCTTTTTTCTTGTATAAATCTAACAATCTTTGAGGTAAATCAAACTCTGCGTCGCCTTTTTTGTATTTAGCCACCATACCTTTCATATCAGTATAGAAGTTATCTTTTACGCCATAATATTGTCTGTCTTTTCTGATTGGTAATCTATCTACTTTACCGAAAGTTACTCTCATAGTAGAGTTAGCATCTGGATAGAATTCTTTTTCTGGCATAGATTTTCTAAGACCGTCAAAATATAATCTAGTGTTTTTAGCAAATTGGTCATCAGCTTTTACATATTTGTCTCCAAACATCATAGCTTCTGCTACCATAATTCCTGAGAATTTGTAAAGCGGATCGTTTTCCAGAATAGCTAAACTAGGATTTTCGATGAATTTAAGTAGAGATTCTTTGGTGCTGAAAATAGAAGCGTCTGCTTGGTTTGCTAATTCTGCTGGATTAGAATATTTCATCACCGGAAGTTGATAATCAAACGGTACTTTGTTCTTATAAAGAGAAAGTAAAGTTTGTAACATATCTTTTTCTACTACTGGGTGGAAACCATCGTAAGAAGCTTCTACACCAGCAAGAAGTCTAGCTTTCATAGCTGCTTTTCCAGCTTCGTTTTGCTCAATATAAGATTTAAGAGCAGCGCCAATTCTGTAAGGAAGAACTGCATATTTAGCATTTCTTTGGAATTGAGTAGCGTAGTTTCTTTCTAAATTTCTATCAGCGATTAATTTGTAATACGCTTCGATTTCTGAAAGAACATTTCCGTAAGTAGCTTTGTTTTCAGCTAAGTTTGCCCATTCTTGGAATTTAGCCTCTACTTTTTGTTTGTCTGCAACTGTTCCGTTTTTGTTTACAGATTCTATGGTTCCAGCTCTGTTTTTCCAGTAGTTTGCAACAGAAGCGTATTGTGAAGCGTAATCTAATCTGATTTGAGTGTCTTTGTCCATGTACTTCTTCATCACATCCATTGCAGATTTAGAAGCATCTACCCAACCGATATAATCTTTAGTCACCAATTGATTGATTCCATAAGAAGTTAAATATCTGTTAGTTCTACCAGGATAACCCATAATCATAGTGAAATCACCAGGTTTTACTCCTTTCATAGAAACAGGAAGGTGATATTTAGGTTTTAATGGAACATTGTTTAATGAATATTCTGCAGGATTTCCGTTAGCATCACCATAAATTCTGAAAACAGAGAAGTCACCAGTGTGTCTTGGCCATTCCCAGTTATCGGTATCACCACCATATTTACCGATAGATTCTGTAGGAGTTCCTACTAATCTTACGTCTTTATAATCTTGATATACGAAATAGTAGAATTCATTTCCACTGAAGAAATCTCTTACTACAACAGTATATTTACCATTTTCTGAATTTTCTTTTTGGATGGCTTTGTATTCTGCATCGATTACTGCTTTTCTTTCGTCAGCAGACATTTGAGGATTAAGTTTCCCGTTAATTCTAGCCGTTACATCGTCCATTCTTACTAAAAATCTCACATAAAGATTTTTTGCAGGAAGTTCTTCTTTGTTGTTCATGGCGAAGAAACCATCTTTTAAATAATTTTTTTCTGGAGTAGAAAGTGCCGCAATAGCATCATAACCGCAGTGGTGGTTTGTGAAAAGCAAACCTTCTTTAGAAACTACTTCTGCGGTACAACCACCATTAAATTGTACGATGGCGTCTTTTAGGCTAGAGTTGTTTACAGAATAAATTTCTTCTGCAGTTAATCTAAGACCTTGTTTTTGTAAGTCTTTTCCGTTTAATCTCTTTACGAGCATCATCAGCCACATTCCTTCGTCTGCACGCATTTGTGCAAAGCTCAATAGAAATGTGAATAGTAAAAATATTCTTTTCATTGATCTAAAAAATTTTATGGGTAAATGTATGAATTAAAAGCGATTTTTGAAAATTGGTATATAATTTGACTGGTCTGTTACAAATTACCTACGATGAAAACACGTTTTTTTATAATCAGCATATTATCAATTTCATTTTTTATGATGAGTTTTGCTCCACAGAAAGAAATTTCTTCTCTGGAGAGAAAGTGGATGTTAGTTGAATTTCAGGGATTTACCAAAGAAGAACTCATTCAGAAAAAAGCATATCTAGACCTAACTCACTTCGAAAAAGGAGGTGGCGCAAAAATGGGCTGCAACAGTATTTTTTTCTCTGTAAAACTGAAAAATAATCACAGAATACATTTCTCAGGAGTTGGTTCTACCATGATGTATTGTGACGGAAACATGAAATTAGAAGAAAACTTCGGGAAATTATTACCTACGATAACCAAATATCAAGTAAAAGGACATTTTTTGACTTTGAAAAATAAAAATGGACATGCCATGAAATTTGTTGCCGAAGATTGGGACTGATAGTTTGATATTGAGTAGATTTGATGAAGATTTTGAAAAAATTCGCAAATTTGAATTAAAAAAAATCATCATATCAACTCATCATCATATTAACACATTATCAAATGAATTTTAACCCAGAAATTCTCGGCTTGATTGCAGGAACATTGTCTTGCATTACCTTCGTTCCGCAAATTTTTAAAACTTGGAAGTCTAAATCGGTGAAAGATATTTCTGTAACGTCTTTTATGATTGTAGTAACCAGTACTTTAATTTGGTTGGTTTACGGAATTTGGAAAGAGCTTCCTTCAGTAATTCTTACCAATGTAGTGGTCTGTATATCAGCAGTTATCATGCTTTTGCTCAAGTGGAAATATTATGAAAAATGAAAATCGCTACTTGGAATGTAGAACGTCTTAAAAAGAAGAAATATCTACCCGAAATTATTTCTGAAATCGAAAAAATTAATGCCGATATTTTAGTCTTAACAGAAACCGATTCGCAGATTTTGCCAGAGAATTATCCTTATAAAATTGAAACAAAACCTTTAATTTTAGTCAATTCTTTAGCAAAAACTACAGAAAACCGAGTTTCTATTTTTTCTAAATTTCCTATTGTGGAAACTTTTGAAACCTATGATAATTTCACTTCTTGTTCGGCAGAGATAGAAACGCCTTTCGGAAAACTAGTTATTTATGGAACTATTGTTGGCGTTTTAGGTAATAGAAATGAACAATTCATTCCAGATTTGAAAAGTCAAATGAATGATTTACAAGAGCTTTCAGATAAAAATATTTGTTTTGTAGGTGATTTTAATTGCAGTTTTTCTGATAATTATTACTTTACAAATGAAGGAAGAAATCTATTTAATGAAAATTTTAAAATTTTAAAACTAAAAAATATTACCGCAAAAATCCCTGAAAATATCGACCATATTGTAATGTCTGAAAATTTTATTGAAAGATTCAAAATTAAGATTTCAGAATTTAATTTGGATAAAAAACTATCTGATCATAAGGGAATTATTGCAGAATTAAAATATTAGGAATACCATTTAATCTTTAAAAATTCTATAAAAGCCACGAAGTGGCGAAATATAACAGCATCGGGTGCAAATGGAAAATTAAATTAGGCTAAGGG is part of the Cloacibacterium normanense genome and encodes:
- a CDS encoding endonuclease/exonuclease/phosphatase family protein; protein product: MKIATWNVERLKKKKYLPEIISEIEKINADILVLTETDSQILPENYPYKIETKPLILVNSLAKTTENRVSIFSKFPIVETFETYDNFTSCSAEIETPFGKLVIYGTIVGVLGNRNEQFIPDLKSQMNDLQELSDKNICFVGDFNCSFSDNYYFTNEGRNLFNENFKILKLKNITAKIPENIDHIVMSENFIERFKIKISEFNLDKKLSDHKGIIAELKY
- a CDS encoding calcium:proton antiporter, with the translated sequence MKLKKLFHWTVIAPILAWFIYFLTPDSDSTVILMLCGVFLMLSVFSAVHHSEVIAHKIGEPFGTIVLAISITIIEVALIISLMTAGGKETSHLARDTVFAAVMLILNGVLGLSLLVGSVKFNEQFFARTSANSLLVSLIAILVLTLILPNFTTSANGPVYTQPQLIFVSIACLTIYSTFLLVQTVRHRNYFLPNNKEEVVSVPTAKESILSFITLLVCLGIVVLMAKKLSTPIETIIRNAGLPQSLVGIIIAAVILLPEGIASIKAARKDDLQTSLNLSLGSALASIGLTIPAVTVVCSIFDLDLVLGLDYKSMVLLGLSIFITMLSLSRGKTNILYGVVLLVNLAAYIFTVIYP
- a CDS encoding SemiSWEET family sugar transporter, with amino-acid sequence MNFNPEILGLIAGTLSCITFVPQIFKTWKSKSVKDISVTSFMIVVTSTLIWLVYGIWKELPSVILTNVVVCISAVIMLLLKWKYYEK
- a CDS encoding S46 family peptidase, with translation MKRIFLLFTFLLSFAQMRADEGMWLMMLVKRLNGKDLQKQGLRLTAEEIYSVNNSSLKDAIVQFNGGCTAEVVSKEGLLFTNHHCGYDAIAALSTPEKNYLKDGFFAMNNKEELPAKNLYVRFLVRMDDVTARINGKLNPQMSADERKAVIDAEYKAIQKENSENGKYTVVVRDFFSGNEFYYFVYQDYKDVRLVGTPTESIGKYGGDTDNWEWPRHTGDFSVFRIYGDANGNPAEYSLNNVPLKPKYHLPVSMKGVKPGDFTMIMGYPGRTNRYLTSYGINQLVTKDYIGWVDASKSAMDVMKKYMDKDTQIRLDYASQYASVANYWKNRAGTIESVNKNGTVADKQKVEAKFQEWANLAENKATYGNVLSEIEAYYKLIADRNLERNYATQFQRNAKYAVLPYRIGAALKSYIEQNEAGKAAMKARLLAGVEASYDGFHPVVEKDMLQTLLSLYKNKVPFDYQLPVMKYSNPAELANQADASIFSTKESLLKFIENPSLAILENDPLYKFSGIMVAEAMMFGDKYVKADDQFAKNTRLYFDGLRKSMPEKEFYPDANSTMRVTFGKVDRLPIRKDRQYYGVKDNFYTDMKGMVAKYKKGDAEFDLPQRLLDLYKKKDFGPYKDKKGYMPVNFLSDNDITGGNSGSPILNGNGELIGLAFDGNSEALSGDIVFEKQWQKTINLDVRFLLWVMDKYHGAGYLLNEMTIRK
- a CDS encoding GNAT family N-acetyltransferase, whose product is MKTYETERLLLKPTDLEDAEFILQLLNSESFIKYIGDRNVRTIEDAENYIRNRCFLQYERLGYGSFTVILKEDSSKMGTCGVYARENTDNAPDIGFAFLPEFEGKGYGYESANFMKNLVKNDFNITKLGGITVEYNHASRKLLEKLGLKFQKKFFMDDDPEELLYFEADI
- a CDS encoding YdeI/OmpD-associated family protein — translated: MTTDYITFEAEIKQNGTMNAAFVDFPFSTEELFGKKGQVKIKALLDEKVEYRGSLAKMKSDGHLLGLTQEVRKQLGKTFGDKVTVKLWEDQEERIVEIPEDVLEVFEKNKEAFEMYQKMSYTHRKEYMRWITEAKKPETRENRKVKLIEMILTGKKGI
- a CDS encoding META domain-containing protein translates to MKTRFFIISILSISFFMMSFAPQKEISSLERKWMLVEFQGFTKEELIQKKAYLDLTHFEKGGGAKMGCNSIFFSVKLKNNHRIHFSGVGSTMMYCDGNMKLEENFGKLLPTITKYQVKGHFLTLKNKNGHAMKFVAEDWD